Proteins from a genomic interval of Sphingopyxis sp. QXT-31:
- the mfd gene encoding transcription-repair coupling factor, producing MTRSAADIFAAIASANAPLTISRAADGFLPLLLADLARASDKRLVYIATDDAAMQAVADAAPFFAPDLIVHRFPAWDCLPYDRAGPSMRVSADRLATLSALQAAPKRGELILTTVAAVTQRTLTPFRIRQLATTLGPGMRIDRDALAELLVSNGFSRVDTVADQGEFAVRGGLLDLFPAGEETGLRVDFFGDEIESIRRFDPADQRSLGPAKALQLLPAAETLLDQDTIKRFRSAYREIFGAQATGDPLYQAVSEGRRQAGMDHWLPLFEERLATIFDHIDPATPVLRGHRTEATAETRFAAIADYHANRVAAAQEHAGSYRPLKPETLYLTTSEWSDAAASRPVHVVTPFDVPPAASVVDLETFAARDFTPERAADLNVYDKVADHLSDERRKGRRTIIASYSGGARERLSGLLRDHGVTSLAPADGWQEALGTASAEAGGTTAMVVLPLDHGFASDAISLLTEQDILGERLVRRQKRRKSADAFLAELATLSVGDLVVHLDHGIGRYEGLTSIPVGNSPHDCVALTYAGGDKLYVPVENLDVLSRYGGESEGVALDKLGGEAWQRRKARMKERIREIAGELLATAAQRALRSGELLAADASYPAFADRFPYQETDDQDRAIGDVLADMASGRPMDRLVCGDVGFGKTEVALRAAFVAAMAGVQVALVCPTTLLARQHFTNFVERFKGFPVNIGRLSRLVPAAEAQRTRDGLASGQIDIVVGTHAVIAKSVEFKQLGLVIVDEEQRFGVVHKERLKQLKTDVHVLTLTATPIPRTLQMAMSGLRELSVIQTPPVDRLAVRTYVAPWDPVVIRESLLREHDRGGQSFFVTPRIKDLPDIEEFLRTRVPEIKYVVAHGQMAPGEVEERMGAFYDRKYDVLVSTTIVESGLDIPSANTLVVHRADRFGLAQLYQLRGRVGRSKTRAYAYLTTPDHGAITDTAEKRLKLLGDLDTLGAGFQLASHDLDIRGAGNLVGDEQSGHIREVGFELYQSMLEEAILVAKAEGAGKLPPREALSPTITIDAPILIPEDYVPDLPLRMALYRRLNDAQDRPALDAFAAEMIDRFGPLPPETANLVQLMEIKANAKLAGIAKLDVGTKGALVSFHGDAFANVPGLIAYVERLKGRARIRPDNKLSISGDWVSTGARLNGALQLSKGLGKLAKQAG from the coding sequence ATGACCCGAAGCGCCGCCGATATCTTTGCCGCCATTGCGTCGGCCAACGCGCCGTTGACGATTTCGCGCGCGGCCGACGGTTTCCTGCCGCTGCTGCTCGCCGACCTCGCGCGCGCCAGCGACAAACGCCTTGTCTATATCGCGACCGACGATGCCGCGATGCAGGCGGTCGCCGACGCCGCGCCTTTCTTCGCGCCCGACCTCATCGTCCACCGCTTCCCGGCATGGGACTGCCTGCCCTATGATCGCGCGGGCCCGTCGATGCGCGTCAGCGCCGACCGGCTCGCGACGCTGTCGGCGCTGCAGGCGGCGCCGAAACGCGGCGAACTGATCCTCACCACCGTCGCCGCGGTCACGCAGCGTACGCTGACCCCCTTCCGCATCCGCCAGCTCGCGACGACGCTCGGCCCCGGCATGCGGATCGACCGCGACGCGCTCGCCGAACTGCTCGTCTCCAACGGCTTCAGCCGCGTCGACACCGTCGCCGACCAGGGCGAGTTCGCGGTGCGCGGCGGCCTGCTCGATCTGTTCCCCGCGGGCGAAGAAACCGGGCTGCGCGTCGATTTCTTCGGCGACGAGATCGAGAGCATCCGCCGCTTCGACCCCGCCGACCAGCGCAGCCTGGGCCCGGCCAAGGCGCTGCAACTGCTGCCCGCGGCCGAGACCCTGCTCGACCAGGACACGATCAAGCGCTTCCGCTCGGCCTATCGCGAAATCTTCGGCGCGCAGGCGACCGGCGACCCGCTCTACCAGGCGGTCAGCGAGGGCCGGCGGCAGGCGGGGATGGATCATTGGCTGCCCTTGTTCGAGGAGCGGCTGGCGACGATCTTCGACCATATCGATCCCGCGACCCCGGTGCTGCGCGGCCACCGCACCGAGGCGACCGCCGAGACGCGCTTTGCCGCGATCGCCGACTATCATGCGAACCGTGTGGCGGCGGCGCAAGAGCATGCGGGCAGCTATCGCCCGCTGAAGCCCGAAACGCTCTACCTGACGACAAGTGAATGGTCCGACGCCGCGGCGAGCCGCCCGGTGCATGTCGTCACGCCCTTCGACGTGCCGCCTGCCGCGAGCGTGGTCGATCTCGAAACCTTCGCCGCACGCGACTTCACCCCCGAGCGCGCCGCCGACCTCAACGTCTACGACAAGGTCGCCGACCATCTCTCCGACGAGCGCCGCAAGGGGCGCCGCACGATCATCGCAAGCTATTCGGGCGGCGCGCGCGAGCGCCTGTCGGGGCTACTCCGCGATCATGGGGTGACTTCGCTCGCCCCCGCCGACGGCTGGCAGGAAGCCCTCGGCACCGCCTCGGCCGAAGCCGGCGGCACCACCGCGATGGTCGTCCTGCCGCTCGATCATGGCTTTGCGTCGGACGCGATCAGCCTGCTCACCGAACAGGATATCCTCGGCGAGCGGCTCGTCCGCCGCCAGAAACGGCGGAAGAGCGCCGACGCTTTCCTGGCAGAGCTCGCGACGCTCAGCGTCGGCGACCTCGTCGTCCATCTCGACCATGGCATCGGGCGCTACGAGGGGTTAACCTCGATCCCCGTGGGCAACAGCCCGCACGATTGCGTCGCGCTCACTTACGCGGGCGGCGACAAGCTCTACGTCCCCGTCGAAAATCTCGACGTGCTGTCGCGTTACGGCGGCGAGAGCGAGGGGGTCGCGCTCGACAAGCTCGGCGGCGAGGCGTGGCAGCGCCGCAAGGCGCGGATGAAGGAGCGCATCCGCGAGATCGCGGGCGAATTGCTCGCGACCGCGGCGCAGCGCGCCTTGCGTTCGGGCGAACTGCTCGCCGCCGACGCCTCCTATCCGGCCTTCGCCGACCGCTTCCCCTATCAGGAAACCGATGACCAGGACCGCGCGATCGGCGACGTGCTCGCCGATATGGCGTCGGGGCGCCCGATGGACCGGCTCGTCTGCGGCGACGTCGGCTTCGGCAAGACCGAGGTTGCGCTGCGCGCCGCCTTCGTCGCGGCGATGGCGGGGGTGCAGGTCGCGCTCGTCTGTCCGACGACCTTGCTCGCCCGCCAGCATTTCACCAATTTCGTCGAGCGCTTCAAAGGCTTCCCGGTCAATATCGGCCGCCTGTCGCGCCTCGTCCCCGCCGCCGAGGCGCAAAGGACGCGCGACGGCCTCGCGAGCGGCCAGATCGACATCGTCGTCGGCACCCATGCGGTCATCGCCAAATCGGTCGAATTCAAACAGCTCGGCCTCGTTATCGTCGACGAGGAACAGCGCTTCGGCGTCGTCCACAAGGAGCGGCTGAAGCAGCTCAAGACCGACGTCCATGTCCTGACGCTCACCGCGACGCCGATCCCCCGCACGCTGCAGATGGCGATGTCGGGGCTGCGCGAACTCAGCGTGATCCAAACGCCGCCGGTCGATCGCCTCGCGGTGCGCACCTATGTCGCGCCGTGGGATCCGGTCGTCATTCGCGAGTCGCTGCTGCGCGAGCATGATCGCGGCGGGCAGAGCTTCTTTGTCACCCCGCGGATCAAGGACCTGCCCGACATCGAGGAATTCCTGCGCACGCGGGTGCCCGAGATCAAATATGTCGTCGCGCACGGCCAGATGGCACCGGGCGAGGTGGAAGAGCGCATGGGCGCCTTCTACGATCGCAAATATGACGTGCTCGTCTCGACCACGATCGTCGAAAGCGGTCTCGACATCCCGAGTGCCAATACGCTGGTGGTCCACCGCGCCGACCGCTTCGGCCTCGCGCAATTGTACCAGCTGCGCGGGCGGGTCGGGCGGTCGAAGACGCGCGCCTATGCCTATCTGACCACCCCCGACCATGGCGCGATCACCGACACCGCCGAAAAGCGCCTCAAACTGCTCGGCGATCTCGACACGCTCGGCGCGGGGTTCCAGCTCGCGAGCCACGACCTCGACATCCGCGGCGCGGGCAATCTGGTCGGCGACGAGCAGTCGGGGCATATCCGCGAGGTCGGCTTCGAACTCTACCAGTCGATGCTCGAGGAAGCGATCCTGGTGGCCAAGGCCGAGGGCGCGGGGAAGCTGCCGCCGCGCGAAGCCTTGTCGCCGACGATCACCATCGACGCGCCGATCCTGATCCCCGAGGATTATGTCCCCGACCTGCCGCTGCGCATGGCGCTCTACCGCCGCCTGAACGACGCGCAGGACCGCCCCGCGCTCGACGCCTTCGCCGCCGAGATGATCGACCGCTTCGGCCCGCTGCCGCCCGAAACCGCGAACCTCGTCCAGCTGATGGAGATCAAGGCGAACGCGAAGCTCGCCGGCATCGCCAAGCTCGACGTCGGGACGAAGGGCGCGCTGGTCAGCTTCCACGGCGACGCGTTCGCGAACGTTCCGGGCCTGATCGCCTATGTCGAGCGGCTGAAGGGCCGCGCACGCATCCGCCCCGACAACAAGCTGTCGATCAGCGGCGATTGGGTCAGCACGGGCGCGCGGCTGAACGGCGCGCTGCAATTGTCGAAGGGTTTGGGGAAGCTGGCCAAGCAGGCCGGCTAG
- the recG gene encoding ATP-dependent DNA helicase RecG, with translation MRPEILNPLFAALTDLKGVGPQLAKPLTRLGLERVIDVLFHLPTGLVQRYPVDRLDAAQVGQQIIVTLTAQDYRPGRSPRAPFGVEAFDGAGDHVRLVYFGRTAGLAKKLFPLGEPRQVSGRLDAYGDMRQIVHPDHVGEPGDAAIATSEAVYPLTEGLTNARLNQLVEIALERRPELAEWIDGPLLALREWPGWQEALARAHASPHDAAAHDRLAYDEIFASQVALMLIREGLRKRKGRGIAGDGRLTGALKLPFGLTGAQERVGREIAGDMAQDVPMLRMLQGDVGSGKTLVALRAMLTAVEAGTQAALLAPTEILARQHFATLQGMLAGLPVNIAILTGRDKGRVRESTLMGLADGSIDILVGTHAIFQEAVNYRDLSLVVVDEQHRFGVAQRLMLTAKGQRPPHLLVMTATPIPRTLQLANHGEMDVSRIDEMPPGRTPVDTRVVSVDRLDEVIGGLERHLASGAQAYWVCPLVAESEASELAAAEERAALLRLRLGDDRVGLVHGRMKGPDKDEVMARFQAGWIGVLVATTVIEVGVDVPAASLMVVEHAENFGLAQLHQLRGRVGRGAAKSVCLLLRSQNLSETARERLALMRETNDGFLIAEKDLELRGGGELLGLKQSGDADYRVASAEQLVRLLPVAHDDARLFVERDGGMDGARGEAVRLCLYLFERDAAVPLLRSG, from the coding sequence ATGCGACCCGAGATACTCAATCCGCTCTTTGCCGCGCTGACCGACCTCAAAGGGGTCGGGCCGCAGCTTGCCAAGCCGCTGACGCGGCTGGGGCTCGAGCGCGTGATCGATGTGCTGTTCCACCTGCCGACGGGGCTGGTACAGCGCTATCCGGTCGACCGGCTCGACGCGGCGCAGGTCGGGCAGCAGATCATCGTGACGCTGACCGCGCAAGACTATCGCCCCGGCCGGAGCCCGCGTGCGCCCTTCGGGGTCGAGGCGTTCGACGGCGCGGGCGACCATGTCCGGCTCGTCTATTTCGGGCGCACCGCGGGGCTCGCGAAAAAGCTCTTTCCGCTCGGTGAGCCGCGGCAGGTGTCGGGGCGGCTCGACGCCTATGGCGACATGCGCCAGATCGTCCATCCCGACCATGTCGGCGAACCGGGCGACGCCGCGATCGCGACGAGCGAGGCGGTCTATCCGCTGACCGAGGGGCTGACCAATGCGCGGCTGAACCAGCTGGTCGAGATCGCGCTCGAACGGCGGCCCGAGCTCGCCGAATGGATCGACGGGCCGTTGCTGGCGCTGCGTGAATGGCCGGGCTGGCAGGAGGCGCTGGCGCGCGCGCACGCGAGCCCGCACGATGCCGCGGCGCACGACCGGCTCGCCTATGACGAGATTTTCGCGAGCCAGGTTGCGCTGATGCTGATCCGCGAGGGGCTGCGCAAACGCAAGGGGCGGGGGATCGCCGGCGACGGGCGGCTGACCGGCGCGCTCAAGCTGCCGTTTGGACTCACGGGTGCGCAGGAACGGGTCGGGCGCGAGATCGCGGGTGACATGGCGCAGGACGTGCCGATGCTGCGCATGCTGCAGGGCGACGTCGGGTCGGGCAAGACGCTGGTTGCGCTGCGCGCGATGCTGACCGCGGTGGAAGCAGGGACGCAGGCGGCGCTGCTCGCGCCGACCGAGATTTTGGCGCGGCAGCATTTCGCGACCTTGCAGGGCATGCTTGCCGGGCTGCCGGTGAACATCGCGATCCTCACAGGGCGCGACAAGGGGCGGGTGCGCGAATCGACGCTGATGGGGCTGGCCGACGGCAGCATCGACATCCTCGTCGGCACGCACGCGATCTTCCAGGAGGCGGTGAATTATCGCGACCTGTCGCTGGTCGTCGTCGACGAGCAGCATCGCTTCGGCGTCGCACAGCGGCTGATGCTCACCGCCAAGGGTCAGCGGCCGCCGCACCTGCTGGTGATGACCGCGACCCCGATCCCGCGCACGCTGCAGCTCGCCAACCATGGCGAGATGGATGTGTCGCGGATCGACGAGATGCCGCCGGGGCGCACCCCGGTCGACACGCGCGTCGTCTCGGTCGACCGGCTCGACGAGGTGATCGGCGGGCTCGAACGCCATCTCGCGAGCGGGGCGCAGGCGTATTGGGTGTGCCCGCTGGTCGCCGAGAGCGAGGCGAGCGAGCTGGCGGCGGCCGAGGAGCGCGCGGCGCTGCTGCGTTTGCGGCTCGGCGACGATCGCGTCGGGCTGGTGCACGGGCGGATGAAGGGCCCCGACAAGGACGAGGTCATGGCGCGCTTTCAGGCGGGCTGGATCGGCGTGCTCGTCGCGACGACGGTGATCGAGGTCGGGGTCGACGTCCCCGCCGCCAGCCTGATGGTCGTCGAGCATGCCGAGAATTTCGGGCTGGCGCAGCTCCACCAGCTGCGCGGGCGCGTCGGGCGCGGCGCGGCGAAGTCGGTGTGCCTGCTGCTGCGCTCGCAGAATCTGTCGGAGACCGCGCGCGAGCGGCTGGCGCTGATGCGCGAAACGAATGATGGCTTCCTGATCGCCGAGAAGGATCTGGAGCTGCGCGGCGGCGGCGAACTGCTCGGGCTCAAGCAGTCGGGCGACGCCGATTACCGCGTCGCGAGCGCCGAGCAGCTCGTGCGCTTGCTCCCCGTGGCCCACGACGATGCCCGGCTGTTCGTCGAACGCGACGGCGGGATGGACGGCGCGCGCGGCGAAGCGGTGCGGCTCTGCCTCTATCTGTTCGAACGCGATGCGGCGGTGCCGCTGCTCCGGAGCGGTTAG
- the tyrS gene encoding tyrosine--tRNA ligase produces MTSYKSDLLRVLDGRGYIHQTTDAEGLDALAAKQIIPAYIGFDATAPSLHVGSLVQIMMLRRLQQTGHKPVVLMGGGTTRIGDPTGRDESRKMLDDATIEANIASIRTIFEPFLTFGDGPTDAVMVNNHDWLGQLGYIELLQEVGTHFTINRMLTFDSVKLRLEREQPMTFLEFNYMILQGYDFRHLSKAMGVRLQMGGSDQWGNIVNGMELGRRMDGADLYGLTTPLLTTAAGAKMGKTAAGAVWLNSDQLSHFDYWQYWRNADDRDVGKFLRLFTDLPLEEIARLEALEGAEINEAKKILADAATALCRGEEAARTAAETAAQTFEKGQIGGDLPQVAAPAEGIRILDALRELGFAASNKEGRRKLDEGAVKVDGVVVRDPNHVISPAADPVPLSLGAKKHGLVTR; encoded by the coding sequence ATGACCAGTTACAAATCCGATTTGCTCCGCGTGCTCGACGGCCGCGGCTATATCCACCAGACTACCGATGCGGAAGGCCTCGACGCCCTTGCCGCCAAGCAGATCATTCCCGCCTATATCGGCTTCGACGCCACCGCGCCGTCGCTGCACGTCGGCAGCCTGGTCCAGATCATGATGCTGCGCCGCCTGCAGCAGACGGGGCACAAGCCCGTCGTGCTGATGGGCGGCGGCACCACGCGGATCGGCGACCCGACGGGGCGCGACGAGAGCCGCAAGATGCTCGATGATGCGACGATCGAGGCGAATATCGCGTCGATCCGCACGATCTTCGAACCCTTCCTGACCTTCGGCGACGGCCCGACCGACGCGGTGATGGTCAACAACCACGACTGGCTGGGCCAGCTCGGTTATATCGAACTGCTGCAGGAGGTCGGCACCCACTTCACGATCAACCGCATGCTGACCTTCGATTCGGTCAAGCTGCGGCTCGAACGCGAACAGCCGATGACCTTCCTCGAATTCAATTACATGATCCTCCAGGGCTACGATTTCCGCCACCTGTCGAAGGCGATGGGCGTGCGGCTGCAGATGGGCGGGTCGGACCAGTGGGGCAATATCGTCAACGGCATGGAGCTCGGCCGCCGCATGGACGGCGCCGACCTCTATGGCCTGACGACTCCGCTGCTGACCACCGCGGCGGGCGCCAAAATGGGCAAGACCGCTGCCGGCGCGGTATGGCTAAATTCCGATCAACTGTCCCATTTTGACTATTGGCAGTACTGGCGCAACGCCGACGACCGCGACGTGGGCAAGTTCCTGAGGCTGTTCACCGACCTGCCGCTCGAAGAGATCGCGCGATTGGAAGCGCTCGAAGGCGCCGAGATCAACGAAGCGAAGAAGATCCTCGCCGACGCCGCGACCGCGCTCTGCCGTGGCGAGGAAGCGGCGCGCACCGCCGCCGAGACCGCCGCGCAAACCTTTGAAAAAGGGCAGATCGGCGGCGATTTGCCGCAGGTCGCGGCGCCCGCCGAGGGCATCCGCATCCTCGATGCGCTGCGCGAACTCGGTTTCGCGGCGTCGAACAAGGAGGGGCGGCGCAAGCTCGACGAGGGCGCGGTCAAGGTCGATGGCGTCGTGGTCCGCGACCCCAATCATGTGATTTCGCCCGCCGCCGACCCGGTGCCGCTCAGCCTCGGCGCCAAGAAGCACGGGCTGGTCACGCGCTGA
- the moaA gene encoding GTP 3',8-cyclase MoaA codes for MAAPLPSPAPLTDGHGRRIDYLRLSVTDRCDLRCRYCMAEDMTFLPRSAVLSIEEMGELAARFVARGVRRIRLTGGEPLVRRGIDLLAGRLGALIGHGLDELTLTTNGMRLAEYAPMLAEAGVRRINVSLDTLDPAAFRHITRVGDVDIALQGIAAARAAGIAVKINMVALAGLNEDQLLPMLSWCADNGCDLTLIETMPLGEIADDRSDHYIPLHRFIAPLRETHAIFPVDKKTGGPARYFGVEDSPVTLGLITPLSDNFCTTCNRIRLTVEGRIYMCLGQDDHVDLRTALREGRDVDGLIDAALAGKPRAHDFHIERKSAPAVARHMSATGG; via the coding sequence ATGGCCGCTCCGCTGCCTTCCCCTGCCCCGCTGACCGACGGCCACGGCCGCCGGATCGACTATCTGCGGCTGTCGGTGACCGACCGCTGCGACCTGCGCTGCCGCTATTGCATGGCCGAGGACATGACCTTTCTGCCGCGATCCGCGGTGCTCAGCATCGAGGAGATGGGCGAGCTCGCGGCGCGCTTCGTCGCGCGCGGGGTGCGGCGCATTCGCCTGACCGGGGGCGAGCCGTTGGTGCGGCGCGGCATCGATTTGCTCGCGGGCCGACTCGGCGCACTCATCGGGCACGGGCTCGACGAGCTAACGCTGACCACCAACGGCATGCGCCTCGCCGAATATGCACCGATGCTCGCCGAGGCCGGCGTGCGGAGGATCAACGTCAGCCTCGACACGCTCGATCCCGCCGCGTTCCGCCATATCACCCGCGTCGGCGACGTCGATATCGCGCTGCAGGGCATCGCCGCCGCGCGCGCCGCGGGGATCGCGGTCAAGATCAACATGGTCGCGCTCGCGGGGCTCAACGAGGACCAGTTGCTCCCGATGCTGAGCTGGTGCGCCGACAACGGCTGCGACCTGACGTTGATCGAGACGATGCCACTCGGCGAGATCGCCGACGACCGCAGCGACCATTATATCCCGCTCCATCGGTTCATCGCGCCGCTGCGCGAAACCCACGCGATCTTCCCCGTCGACAAGAAGACCGGCGGCCCCGCGCGCTATTTCGGGGTCGAGGACAGCCCGGTGACGCTCGGCCTGATCACCCCGCTCAGCGATAATTTCTGCACCACCTGCAACCGCATCCGCCTGACCGTAGAGGGACGCATCTATATGTGCCTGGGGCAGGACGACCATGTCGATCTGCGTACGGCCTTGCGCGAAGGCCGCGACGTCGATGGCTTGATTGATGCGGCATTGGCTGGCAAACCCCGCGCGCATGACTTTCATATCGAACGAAAGTCCGCACCGGCGGTCGCGCGTCATATGAGTGCAACGGGCGGCTGA
- a CDS encoding PilZ domain-containing protein, with protein sequence MRKIDTNKAHYVGLDQRLAPRSDVYCRLPMVLPDGSQDMCTCVNISSDGLLMRYERGLEIGDLVVFRMPIIGRIAAKVIWSLAGKTGVQFEQMIAVEDYLPMIRAMGARGDI encoded by the coding sequence ATGCGCAAGATCGACACCAACAAGGCCCATTATGTGGGGCTCGACCAGCGGCTCGCGCCGCGGAGCGACGTCTATTGCCGCTTGCCGATGGTCCTGCCCGACGGCAGCCAGGACATGTGCACCTGCGTCAACATCAGTTCCGACGGGCTGCTGATGCGGTACGAGCGCGGGCTCGAAATCGGCGACCTCGTGGTATTCCGCATGCCGATCATCGGCCGCATCGCCGCCAAGGTCATCTGGTCGCTTGCCGGCAAGACCGGGGTCCAGTTCGAACAGATGATCGCGGTCGAGGATTACCTGCCGATGATCCGCGCCATGGGCGCCAGAGGCGACATCTAA
- a CDS encoding succinate dehydrogenase assembly factor 2, which produces MTDRLKRLKFRAWHRGTREADYMIGGFFDRYAAAWNDEDIAWYELVVEEDDVDIMAWALGTGHPPAHLDRPDMIAAMRRLDYIPLP; this is translated from the coding sequence ATGACCGACCGCCTCAAACGCCTCAAATTCCGCGCCTGGCATCGCGGCACGCGCGAGGCCGATTATATGATCGGCGGCTTCTTCGATCGCTATGCAGCCGCATGGAACGACGAGGACATCGCCTGGTACGAGCTGGTGGTCGAGGAGGATGACGTCGACATCATGGCCTGGGCGCTCGGCACCGGGCATCCGCCCGCGCATCTCGACCGCCCCGACATGATCGCGGCGATGCGCCGGCTGGACTATATCCCGCTGCCATGA
- a CDS encoding GGDEF domain-containing phosphodiesterase, translated as MNRIVDTFAAAVRHLEALHLRHDADIGVILVQVDQLARINNSAGTEAGDAVLEEVARRLENFAGDEFGRGSHVDRLDGPRFLIVPAAALSLGALRAQERALHVALAEPMVGDPNGRLAIRIAAARITRDEPVAEQLRTASDQLARPASARDGATVKAALAAGEVVIHYQPQYDVASGAMTGVEALLRWQHPELGLLGAGALVTAARAARLECELTEHAHRVALEEMAGWPKALAKLRVSLNITAADLGDPDFADRFAAMANKAGVDPDRLTLELTEQAMLSDPASAAAQLAQIRELGCAIAIDDFGTGYSSLSLLARLPIDYLKIDSGFTRTIDGSDRDRIVVRAIVDLARALGLLVVAEGIEHEPQLARLKELGVATWQGFLKSGPVPGDELVALLQA; from the coding sequence ATGAATCGCATAGTTGACACGTTCGCAGCGGCCGTCCGGCATCTCGAGGCGCTCCACCTGCGCCACGATGCCGATATCGGCGTCATCCTGGTCCAGGTCGACCAGCTCGCGCGAATCAACAACAGCGCGGGGACCGAGGCGGGCGACGCGGTACTCGAGGAAGTCGCGCGGCGGCTCGAAAATTTCGCGGGCGACGAATTCGGGCGCGGCTCGCACGTCGACCGGCTCGACGGGCCGCGCTTCCTGATCGTGCCCGCGGCGGCGCTGTCGCTGGGAGCGCTGCGCGCGCAGGAACGCGCGCTGCACGTCGCGCTCGCCGAGCCGATGGTCGGCGATCCCAACGGCCGCCTCGCGATCCGCATCGCCGCGGCACGAATCACGCGCGACGAGCCGGTGGCCGAGCAACTCCGCACGGCGAGCGACCAGCTCGCGCGCCCCGCCTCGGCGCGCGACGGCGCGACGGTGAAGGCGGCGCTCGCCGCGGGCGAGGTGGTGATCCATTATCAGCCGCAATATGACGTCGCGAGCGGCGCGATGACCGGGGTGGAGGCGCTGCTGCGCTGGCAGCATCCCGAGCTCGGGCTGCTCGGCGCGGGCGCGCTGGTCACCGCGGCGCGCGCGGCGCGGCTCGAATGCGAACTCACCGAACATGCGCACCGCGTCGCGCTGGAAGAAATGGCAGGGTGGCCGAAGGCGCTGGCGAAGCTGCGCGTCTCGCTCAACATCACCGCCGCCGACCTCGGCGATCCCGATTTCGCCGACCGCTTCGCCGCGATGGCGAATAAGGCGGGGGTCGATCCCGACCGGCTGACGCTCGAACTGACCGAACAGGCGATGCTGAGCGACCCCGCGAGCGCCGCGGCGCAGCTCGCGCAGATCCGCGAACTCGGCTGCGCGATCGCGATCGACGATTTCGGCACCGGCTATTCGAGCCTGTCTTTGCTCGCGCGGCTGCCGATCGATTATCTCAAGATCGACAGCGGCTTCACGCGCACGATCGACGGCAGCGACCGCGACCGCATCGTCGTGCGCGCGATCGTCGACCTCGCGCGCGCGCTGGGGCTGCTGGTGGTCGCCGAGGGCATCGAGCACGAGCCGCAGCTCGCGCGGCTGAAGGAACTGGGGGTCGCGACCTGGCAGGGGTTTTTGAAGTCGGGGCCGGTGCCTGGGGACGAACTGGTGGCGCTGCTCCAGGCCTAG
- a CDS encoding GMC family oxidoreductase N-terminal domain-containing protein — protein sequence MQPAQDPSPLAHALLGAAREQGIATLAYPNGAIMEAPEGAAISDMLVRGGRRQSLYRAYVHPVSDQPNLTILTGAQPRKPKRSKAGG from the coding sequence GTGCAACCCGCGCAGGACCCGAGCCCTCTCGCGCATGCTCTCCTCGGCGCGGCGCGCGAACAAGGCATAGCGACGCTCGCGTATCCCAATGGTGCGATAATGGAAGCGCCGGAAGGCGCCGCCATCAGCGACATGCTTGTGCGCGGCGGCCGACGCCAGTCGCTCTACCGCGCTTATGTTCATCCCGTATCGGACCAGCCCAACCTCACGATTCTGACGGGCGCACAACCTCGAAAGCCGAAACGCAGCAAGGCTGGTGGATAG
- a CDS encoding NAD kinase produces MHRKIALVASNAPAGLEAEAELRPLYDFVELNEADLLIVLGGDGFLLHMLHQLLDQRRSMPVFGMNRGTIGFLMNEFRIEGLLDRLAAARPFLIHPLSGDITTVSGERHILPAINEISLLRETRQAAKLEVLINEKSMLEELSCDGVLVSTPAGSTAYNLSANGPILPLESQMLALTPISPFRPRRWRGALVPESTSIRFNVREAAKRPVSAVADQREIRDVKTVLVTTDRSRPLTLLFDPDHGLDERIAMEQFIV; encoded by the coding sequence ATGCATCGCAAGATCGCGCTCGTCGCATCGAACGCGCCCGCGGGACTGGAGGCCGAGGCCGAGCTGCGCCCGCTCTACGACTTCGTCGAACTCAACGAGGCCGACCTGCTCATCGTGCTGGGCGGCGACGGTTTCCTGCTCCACATGCTGCACCAGTTGCTCGACCAGCGGCGGAGCATGCCGGTGTTCGGGATGAACCGCGGCACCATCGGCTTCCTGATGAACGAGTTTCGCATCGAAGGGTTGCTCGACCGGCTCGCCGCGGCGCGTCCCTTCCTGATTCATCCGCTGTCGGGCGACATCACGACGGTCAGCGGCGAGCGCCACATCCTGCCCGCGATCAACGAGATCTCGCTGCTGCGCGAAACGCGCCAGGCGGCGAAGCTCGAGGTGCTGATCAACGAGAAGTCGATGCTCGAGGAACTGTCGTGCGACGGCGTGCTTGTGTCGACCCCCGCGGGGTCGACCGCCTACAACCTCAGCGCCAACGGCCCGATCCTGCCGCTCGAATCGCAGATGCTGGCGCTGACCCCGATCAGCCCCTTCCGCCCGCGGCGCTGGCGCGGCGCGTTGGTCCCCGAATCGACGAGCATCCGCTTCAACGTCCGCGAGGCCGCGAAGCGCCCGGTGAGCGCGGTCGCCGACCAGCGCGAAATCCGCGACGTGAAGACGGTGCTCGTCACCACCGATCGCAGCCGCCCGCTGACCCTGCTCTTCGATCCCGACCACGGCCTTGATGAGCGCATCGCGATGGAACAATTTATCGTCTAA